The genomic window ACCAATGATGGTTTGATTTCTACCACAGCTAGCAATACAATAGCTGAAATACCAAAACTGCAGTAATTAATCTAcatttaaatgaatgtttttaataaacaagGGTCTACTAATAATTCAAAATGCAATGAAAAATGATCAGTTGACCTTTGTTACAACTAATCCCTATCATGTCATATGGTTTCAACTATAAATATCTTACTAATTACCTACTGGATGAATTTCATTTCctagtgtaaaaaaaaaaatgaaatattaataaattaattttcatacTATAAATACGATTTGATGCGATCGACCGGAACATTGACGAGGCTCTCTGGATCGGATTTGATTGCTGGCGGGATGTCTACGAGCATATGGGGAGGGGCGAAGTACATATGTAGTGACATCATACAAACAATGATTCCCAAGAAAAGCTGCGATGACGCCGAGAAAACAAAAATATATGATCCAAGGTTAGAGAAATGGTTAAAATGTGGCAAGCAAGTTTCTGTAGTTTCAAGagctatataaaattattaaaacagaAAGGGTTAACAGGTAGATTACCCAACAAGTTGATAAAATATTCTGGACTACATGTGTGTTTGTGTGGGTGTTTACACTTTTTCTTAACAATGAAAGGAAACATCCAGGTTTGGAACGCGAATTACGAATTACGACACACTTACGTATTAAGGGTGGTTAAAATACCTGAGAGGTCCCTGTATTATAGGGATTGGATCAATTTTGTCCCaacactattaaaaagaatcaaataagtctaTATAAAAGatgtcttgaaaattattttttgattgtagttcaattccaaacaaaagattttatttacaaaaccataaaaacATTGAAAATATTAACTCCgttaaatagtaaatgatattttttcaaaacagtaaatgttaactctattccaatttggccttatttaatttttttaatagtatagggattaatttaatCAAACCCCTATAATAAAGGGACCTCTAAAGTACATTCACCTATTAAGGGCTTATCTAGTTCAGACAACAGTTGATAAAACGATTGTGGAATATTTCTGTGTATGTGTGCATGCGAGTtactgagagagagagagagatctcCAATCCCTCTCAAATTCGATAATGAGCAAACTGGTCCCTCTCAAAAAAAGCGgagcaatttagtccttgtcaATTTAATCACAATTGTTTCAGTAAGAAAGCTCGCTTGATTTTGATGGATCCAAGTTGCAGACTTTCGAAATTATCAGGGACTAAAATTGCTCCACTTTTTTAGTGGGACCAATTTActtaatatcaaaattgaaaGGGTCTGGAAAGGTCTTTTTACCTAAAGTAACACACCTACATACAAAATTAAAGGCTGGATATCTTGCTCAGACCACAGCAATGAAGCCTACCTGAAGTGTTGGCTTGAAACTGAAGAGGAACACAGACAGAACCATTGTCAATAGCATGGCCATCGATGTGGAATATACCTAAAAGAATAAGTAAAAAGCAAATAGTTGTTGttagagaaattggggaaaaaataaagaaaatatgaatttaCCATCCAAAATTGCAATGATCATACAGCATAACAAGGAGAAATCTCCGAGTTCAaatataaaaacacaaaaaatatatgATGAAATGACAATCACCCTATGCATACGTAACCACAAGCAGAATCAAGCCAAAAAGAAGGTACCTTGACTATATTGTCAGCATATTTCATTAACCATGAAACCAAAAGCCCGGTAGAACCTAGATTTAGCACAACCAACCAAGTTGTGATGCTGTACCCATTAAACAGCCGTTGCCACCAAGGTCCTTTCTCAAATCCACCTCTGAAATCATCCACTACAAGCCGTGCCATATTGAAGATTGAACCAAAACTGGAAGAGGAATGTCGAATCAGAATAAACCAACCAATGATCATATTGATCACTTTAAATGACTTGAACTTTGCAATGAACATTTTGTAATAGTAAAAAGGGAACCTACGTGTACAACTGTATGTTCTGCCAGTATAAGCTGTCGTTGTTCTTCTTCATCAGGAATTCCGTATAAACACCAGCCAATGCCGAAAGACAAGCAGACAAAATTCCTAACATGTATCCTTGAATCGGTGCTGAGAACAGGGAGTCACACGAAGCCTCTCCACATCCTTTGACCTTGATAAGACGGAAGGATATTTGAAAACTAAGTACTCCACTAAATTGTTGACATAAAAGCGTTCgcacaaaaacaaaacaagaaattttaaaattttctaggaGATAGACCGCTTCAAGGGCATATATTATCGGTCCTAACGAGATACAACAGTTTCCTACAAAGAGATATTTCATTTTTAACTAGTTTTCGCTTCTCACCTTCCCATCCCGAAAATTCTCCAACAATATACAAAGCATTTTATTCACTTAACTCACTGCAAAGAAGACCATCATATTAACTAGTTTTTCCAACttatttctcattcaatttctcTATAGTTATTCCAAATCTAGCAAAACCATTGCTTGATTTCTCATTTCTCACATGGGATTCAAGTTTTAACAAATCAAAATACATTACAGGCTAATTTTCCAACACTTGAGAAATATCAATCCCAAATCAAAGTGTAACTAGTCTTCTAGTGCAATTATCATTCATAACATCTTAACCAGCCACAAACTTGCATCGATAACCGCTGCAGTGCAAATCACAGTGCGAAAAACATAAACAGTTAGTTTTGAATCCGGAGTATACCTGACTTGTCGTTGTTCCAACAGCCAATAGAACAATCGCCATCCATTGTAGATTTGAAAGCTTCTTCTTAAGAAATAACCTAAAAAATCATGAAACAACAACAACATCAATGAGCAACCCCAGTTTtgtacattaaaaaaaaagttccAAAATACAGAAATTAATAGTAAGCACACACCTGAACAAAATCCCAGTAGTGACAATCTTCAAATTACCCATTATCTGATACGTCGATGTATCAACATACATAAGAGTAGCAAACTGTACATTATTATGGATCAAGTAAATAACTGAAGGAATAGGAAACAATCTAACACTCTTCCAATCCGTTGTCATTTTCGGCGGCGGCGATTTCTTTCGTTCTCTCCATAGAAAAACACTTGATACGATaagctttaaaaaaaacaaatctatattaaaaaaaaataacaagcCATTTAGATCTAAATTAAGAAAATTCAAGTgaaatttttaaggaaaaaaagttACCTTAAAGACCTCAGCAAGGAAAGGGATGGTGGCGTAATCGTATTTATATTTGCCATTGGTCTGTGATAGAGTTGTTAAGATCCCCTGCAAAATGTAAAAGATGAATGTATAGATCTGATCGTAATTTTATAGAGTGGGAtaagcaaaatgaaaaaaaaaaagggagaggggGGAATTAGGGTTTGAGGTTTACTAAAAACCTGAGAACTGGTGAGGATGGTGAGAAGAGAAGCTACTAAGTACCACTTCATtatcttttttttctaaaacagtGAGAGGGAAGCAGTTGAACCAGTGTCAGGGAGTTGACGAGGGAGAAAGAATAGAGAGAGACGGGATCGTTCGAGCTACTCAGTGATCCAACTGATACAAGGTCAGAACGCCGTCGTTCCGCCTGTGGTGTTTAATTTCTGTTAGCTGTCGAACTCGATTTGATTAATCAACGTCCGAACTCAGTTAAACttgatttaatcataaaaaattaataatcaaatcatttaaCTAAAATCTAAAAGTATTTAAACTCAAAACAACTCAAAatggtaaattaattaaatttaaatatccagtttctaaatttaaaatcatggaataatccaaaatttttaaaaactaatttaatgtatcaatttggtaaaaaaaattatttagtccTTTCTAATTTCGACTTTGAGTAGAACAGTccgtattaaaaaaaattaaagtaatctATAATATATTTCATTAAGTGTGCATAATTTGAattgatataattaaaattttaattttcaatatttatatattttattatttttatttttattttaaaaaattcgagAAATTTAATCTCAATATCTATACATTTATAggtaattttgttaattaagatcaaattgataaattgataaaggatattaactaatttacaattttgaaattaaaaaacattACTCAATTtcgaataaaaaatatttttacctattaatctaaaaatttactttcTGCTAGAGATTAAAATACCTCATTTGTCTTTTTCGTTTGACATAATATTTCTACTAGATTTCATCGAATCCACAGTGAAAATGAGAAAGAATGGtaacaaatttacattttaaaattattgaataagTGTTGGATCATATCTatggtatgaaattaaattattttggttaaaataataaataatgttcTATTAATTTAATCGGTAATTTCATAGATAATGGAATTGGAACTCGTAAAAACAAAACCATGGATAATAACATCCTTGAGTGTAATCATATCAAGCAGAGTCCAAACTTTGAAATTCAAGATTCTATAACTCAAAACATCAATTTCTAAACTCTCGTTCAGCTCATAATCGAGCTAATTCATTCctaatttacctttttatatAATAAGAAAAGATgtaatttcataatataaaaaaatatattaaagtaaaaaaaactcGATTAAACTCGCAAGACATTTGAATATTGCAGTGCTCGAATTCAGCCTAAGCTCAGCTCGATAATTACAAACAAATGGTTATTCGCATTGTTCCTTCATCCTTATTGGCACAACACGTGAATAAGTACAGTGTTTACATAGGAAACATTTGAAGCCATTATAAGACATTATACAGGCAGGCAGTGTCACGAGCCGAGACTCGGTCTCGGTCCGAGTCGGTGCAGCTCTCTGTGTACAAGTTTCTAAAACTCATTTATGAGAAACGAAATAAGAGTACTAAGAAAACTGTCCCTAGTTCACCTTCCTATCTGTTCCATTGCCTACAAAAAAAAGAATAGCAACACACCTTCCTCATCATAAACATTTCAATCTGAATGGGGCACCATTTCAGTCTGATATTCTAATCTCAACCCCTAAAATGTCCTTCACCACTTCATATGTCACAAACGCGAGTGCTATCGATGGTACAACCTGGAAaacaagaaaaaggaataaaCAATCAAATATTGACCGTTGAAGGACAAGATTTACTCAGATTATAAGACATAAAACATCCCATTCTGGTCATTTGCATCGGTTAGTGAATGCGTGCTCAGGCTTACTTTTTAACCAGATGCTAATCTTTGCCTAATCCATGCATAAACTCATCAAAGATCAAAATCAAATAATGCAGAGGTCTCGATGATATTTTAGTatgaattgaaaatgttattCGAGTATTTATAAACAAATGAACATTTATGAATCAGAAGAGACTGACCTTAACAGAATTAGGGACCAGACCCTTGTATAATGCTCCAAAGCCCTCATGCCTAACAGTTTTCCCGAATGCATCGATCATGCCAGTATACTCGAGAGGGGCCTTGTTCCTCCCATCACCAGTGACGACAGAGGCTGCCTCTTTCCATCCTACCATTTGCATTCTTCTGCGAATCACGTCAAGAGGGTAAGCAACGGTTTGGCCAACAGTTCCAGCAGCAGCCCCACAAGCAAGCCTGGTCGTCACGCTCAACTCGGAGTCTTCAACCAATCCGAATGTTTTACTTTTGATTAACCGATCTTTTAGAGATTCGTACACGGCAAAGTTCAGGCCC from Gossypium hirsutum isolate 1008001.06 chromosome D12, Gossypium_hirsutum_v2.1, whole genome shotgun sequence includes these protein-coding regions:
- the LOC121224121 gene encoding CMP-sialic acid transporter 1 isoform X1; translation: MKWYLVASLLTILTSSQGILTTLSQTNGKYKYDYATIPFLAEVFKLIVSSVFLWRERKKSPPPKMTTDWKSVRLFPIPSVIYLIHNNVQFATLMYVDTSTYQIMGNLKIVTTGILFRLFLKKKLSNLQWMAIVLLAVGTTTSQVKGCGEASCDSLFSAPIQGYMLGILSACLSALAGVYTEFLMKKNNDSLYWQNIQLYTFGSIFNMARLVVDDFRGGFEKGPWWQRLFNGYSITTWLVVLNLGSTGLLVSWLMKYADNIVKVYSTSMAMLLTMVLSVFLFSFKPTLQLFLGIIVCMMSLHMYFAPPHMLVDIPPAIKSDPESLVNVPVDRIKSYL
- the LOC121224121 gene encoding CMP-sialic acid transporter 1 isoform X2; amino-acid sequence: MTTDWKSVRLFPIPSVIYLIHNNVQFATLMYVDTSTYQIMGNLKIVTTGILFRLFLKKKLSNLQWMAIVLLAVGTTTSQVKGCGEASCDSLFSAPIQGYMLGILSACLSALAGVYTEFLMKKNNDSLYWQNIQLYTFGSIFNMARLVVDDFRGGFEKGPWWQRLFNGYSITTWLVVLNLGSTGLLVSWLMKYADNIVKVYSTSMAMLLTMVLSVFLFSFKPTLQLFLGIIVCMMSLHMYFAPPHMLVDIPPAIKSDPESLVNVPVDRIKSYL